From a region of the Candidatus Limnocylindrales bacterium genome:
- a CDS encoding phosphotransferase produces the protein MTSGDHDGQQTETFPDFHALDEPQQVARIERLAACALAAWDLPDPHVESIKYRENAVFAVRAANGRRAVLRVHRPGYRSDLDIACELAWMSALGSAGVDAPAAIATRGDELITTASHPAVPEPRQCDLLDWVEGSSPGTLEAGVFASDESVRELYRSVGSIAARMHVHAKGWKRPEPFSRPSWNVETLAGEHPTFGRFWELGELEPPQLEVLMRARDRVRSRLDDLGPVTRLIHGDLVPDNILVDGARQRIIDFDDFGWSWIGFEMATSLFPLQLSGGFDAGLEGYLEGYRGITAFPDEELELLPEMLLARGLSYLGWPLGRPEIRSARMLVPMFAAVLSDAAAEYLARD, from the coding sequence ATGACGTCCGGCGATCACGACGGGCAGCAAACCGAAACCTTCCCTGATTTCCACGCGCTCGACGAGCCGCAGCAGGTCGCGCGCATCGAGCGGCTCGCGGCGTGCGCGCTGGCCGCCTGGGATCTGCCCGATCCGCACGTCGAGTCGATCAAGTATCGTGAGAACGCGGTCTTCGCCGTCCGCGCCGCGAACGGCCGTCGCGCGGTGCTTCGCGTGCACCGGCCGGGCTACCGCTCGGATCTCGACATCGCGTGCGAGCTGGCGTGGATGAGCGCGCTCGGCTCGGCAGGCGTCGATGCGCCGGCCGCAATCGCAACGCGCGGCGACGAGCTGATTACGACGGCATCGCATCCCGCGGTTCCCGAGCCGCGCCAGTGCGATCTTCTCGACTGGGTCGAAGGCTCGTCGCCGGGCACTCTCGAAGCCGGCGTCTTCGCGTCCGACGAATCGGTTCGCGAGCTCTATCGATCGGTCGGATCGATCGCGGCACGCATGCACGTGCACGCCAAGGGATGGAAGCGGCCTGAGCCGTTTTCGCGTCCATCGTGGAACGTCGAGACGCTCGCCGGCGAGCATCCGACGTTCGGCCGGTTCTGGGAGCTCGGCGAGCTCGAGCCTCCGCAGCTCGAGGTGCTCATGCGCGCGCGAGATCGCGTGCGAAGCCGTCTCGATGATCTCGGTCCGGTTACCAGGCTGATCCACGGCGACCTCGTCCCCGACAACATCCTCGTCGACGGCGCGCGCCAGCGCATCATCGACTTCGACGATTTCGGATGGTCGTGGATCGGGTTCGAGATGGCGACGTCGCTGTTTCCGCTGCAGCTGAGCGGCGGTTTCGACGCCGGGCTCGAAGGTTATCTTGAAGGCTATCGCGGCATCACGGCCTTCCCCGACGAAGAGCTCGAGCTGCTGCCGGAAATGCTGCTCGCGCGCGGACTCAGCTATCTCGGCTGGCCGCTCGGCCGCCCGGAGATCCGTTCGGCGCGCATGCTGGTGCCGATGTTCGCCGCGGTACTGAGTGACGCGGCCGCCGAGTACCTGGCGCGAGATTGA
- the pgl gene encoding 6-phosphogluconolactonase has protein sequence MAYSSAEVLVAEGPGDVASAACRLVLDAERAAIEDHGTFSIALAGGSTPKRLYELLATSETATFPRWKVFFGDERWVPANDPDSNWRMAREALLDHVPIPRNQIHPIDTGAGTPAKAAMLYSLVIDRTVARADGGCPRFDVVLLGLGADGHTASLFPGSSALVAAPNEIAVATWAPSQRAWRVTLTAGVLSAARSIVFLVSGEEKAEALSRVLDGAPSVAGAAPPVQQAAPPAALIRPHDDASLAFVVDRAAARQLRNL, from the coding sequence ATGGCGTACTCTTCCGCCGAAGTGCTCGTGGCCGAAGGCCCGGGCGATGTTGCCTCCGCGGCCTGCCGCCTCGTGCTCGATGCCGAGCGCGCGGCCATCGAAGATCACGGCACGTTCTCGATCGCGCTCGCGGGCGGTTCGACGCCGAAGCGGCTCTACGAGCTTCTCGCCACCAGCGAGACCGCGACGTTTCCGCGCTGGAAAGTGTTTTTCGGCGACGAACGCTGGGTGCCGGCGAACGATCCGGACAGCAACTGGCGCATGGCGCGCGAAGCGCTGCTCGATCACGTGCCGATCCCGCGTAACCAGATCCATCCGATCGACACCGGAGCCGGAACGCCGGCCAAGGCGGCAATGCTGTATTCGCTCGTCATCGACCGCACGGTGGCGCGCGCGGACGGCGGGTGTCCCCGCTTCGACGTCGTGCTGCTCGGGCTCGGCGCCGACGGGCACACGGCATCGTTGTTTCCCGGATCGAGCGCGCTCGTTGCCGCGCCGAACGAAATCGCCGTCGCGACGTGGGCACCGTCCCAGCGTGCGTGGCGCGTGACGCTGACTGCGGGCGTGCTGAGCGCTGCGCGGTCGATCGTGTTTCTCGTCAGCGGTGAGGAAAAAGCCGAAGCGCTCTCGCGCGTGCTCGACGGCGCGCCGTCCGTCGCGGGCGCCGCGCCACCCGTGCAACAGGCTGCGCCGCCGGCTGCGCTCATCCGTCCGCACGATGATGCGTCGCTCGCGTTCGTGGTCGATCGCGCGGCAGCTCGGCAGCTCAGGAATCTCTGA
- the dnaK gene encoding molecular chaperone DnaK translates to MGKILGIDLGTTNSVMAVWDGREPRLIASEQGTRLTPSVVAFGANGDVFVGEVARRQAVANARCTIFSAKRFVGQQFDAVAADRESVPYNVVAGDRGQALIEVGSTRYSPEEISAHVLRELKRSAEAFLGEPVDGAVITVPAYFNDAQRTATKEAGRLAGLDVRRIINEPTAAALAYGLDKDREKLVAVYDFGGGTFDVSILSVGEDVIEVISTHGDTHLGGDDIDARIVSWLLENFQAEKGIHVNGDAAAHQRLREAAQAAKIDLSSRTSTDINLPFLASDERGPQHLQISMTRARLEEMMSDLVDRTLASCVQALSDAGRQTTDIDEVVLVGGSSRIPLVQRRVSAFFRKEPRRTVNPDEVVALGAAVQAGVLSGEIKGLVLLDVTSLSLGVETHDGHTAVVIPRNTTIPTESMRTFTTAADGQTSVEVHVVQGESETARTNDSLGRFDLDGIKAQAAGVPQIDVTFAIDLNGMVKVSARDRATGRSQTVSVSARTAVASEPKLGGAKARAEMGDPPAHFTAQTPAQPEAPSHASSHASSHAPAHAASHAPSHAPAHAASQAPSHAPAHAPAHGTAHGTAHGTAHDGRDSSLPSAADATLQEAERLLGQVRDSIAATDKADLERNAQALRALMGNDSQGEEIERMRLSLRQVTTRIKEAVLARRAR, encoded by the coding sequence ATGGGCAAGATTCTCGGCATCGATCTCGGCACCACCAATTCGGTGATGGCCGTGTGGGACGGGCGTGAACCACGCCTGATCGCCAGCGAGCAGGGCACGCGCCTTACTCCGTCCGTTGTGGCGTTCGGAGCCAACGGCGACGTGTTCGTCGGCGAAGTCGCCCGCCGCCAGGCGGTTGCCAACGCCCGCTGCACGATTTTCTCGGCCAAGCGTTTCGTCGGCCAGCAGTTCGATGCTGTGGCCGCCGATCGCGAATCGGTTCCCTATAACGTCGTTGCCGGAGACCGCGGCCAGGCGCTGATCGAGGTCGGCAGCACGCGGTACAGTCCCGAGGAAATCTCCGCCCACGTGCTCCGCGAGCTCAAGAGATCGGCCGAGGCCTTCCTCGGCGAGCCGGTCGACGGCGCCGTGATCACGGTGCCGGCCTACTTCAACGACGCCCAGCGCACGGCGACCAAGGAGGCGGGCCGCCTCGCCGGCCTCGACGTCCGGCGCATTATCAACGAGCCGACCGCGGCCGCGCTCGCATACGGGCTCGACAAGGACCGCGAGAAGCTCGTCGCGGTCTACGACTTCGGCGGCGGCACGTTCGACGTATCGATTCTCTCGGTCGGCGAAGATGTGATCGAGGTGATCTCGACCCACGGCGACACGCACCTCGGCGGCGACGACATCGATGCGCGCATCGTCTCGTGGCTGCTCGAGAACTTCCAAGCCGAGAAGGGGATCCACGTCAACGGCGACGCCGCGGCCCACCAGCGGCTGCGCGAAGCCGCGCAGGCCGCCAAGATCGACCTTTCGAGCCGCACGTCGACGGACATCAACCTGCCGTTCCTCGCGTCCGATGAGCGCGGTCCGCAGCATCTGCAGATCTCGATGACCCGTGCGCGGCTCGAGGAGATGATGTCGGATCTGGTCGATCGCACGCTCGCATCGTGCGTGCAGGCGCTTTCCGACGCCGGCAGGCAGACCACGGACATCGACGAAGTGGTCCTCGTCGGCGGCTCGTCGCGGATCCCGCTCGTGCAGCGGCGCGTGAGCGCGTTCTTCCGCAAGGAGCCTCGCCGCACCGTCAATCCCGACGAAGTCGTCGCGCTCGGCGCGGCCGTGCAGGCCGGAGTGCTCAGCGGCGAGATCAAGGGACTGGTGCTTCTCGACGTGACGTCGCTGTCGCTCGGCGTCGAGACGCACGACGGCCACACCGCCGTCGTCATCCCGCGCAACACGACGATTCCGACCGAATCGATGCGCACGTTCACGACTGCCGCCGACGGCCAGACCAGCGTCGAGGTGCACGTGGTGCAGGGCGAGTCCGAAACGGCGCGCACCAACGACTCGCTCGGGCGTTTCGATCTCGACGGAATCAAGGCGCAGGCCGCCGGTGTTCCGCAGATCGACGTGACGTTCGCGATCGACCTCAACGGCATGGTCAAGGTGAGCGCGCGCGATCGCGCAACCGGACGTTCGCAGACCGTTTCAGTCTCGGCGCGTACGGCGGTTGCGAGCGAGCCGAAGCTCGGCGGCGCCAAGGCGCGCGCCGAGATGGGCGATCCGCCTGCGCACTTTACTGCGCAGACTCCCGCACAGCCCGAAGCACCTTCGCATGCATCGTCGCATGCATCTTCGCACGCACCTGCGCACGCAGCTTCGCATGCGCCTTCGCATGCACCTGCGCATGCAGCTTCGCAGGCACCTTCGCATGCACCTGCGCATGCACCTGCGCATGGAACTGCGCATGGAACTGCGCATGGAACTGCGCACGACGGCCGCGACAGCAGTCTGCCGTCGGCTGCGGATGCTACGCTTCAGGAAGCCGAACGGCTTCTCGGCCAGGTTCGCGACTCCATCGCCGCCACCGACAAGGCCGATCTCGAACGCAACGCGCAGGCACTGCGTGCGCTGATGGGCAATGACTCGCAGGGCGAAGAAATCGAACGCATGCGCCTGTCGCTGCGCCAGGTCACGACGCGTATCAAGGAAGCCGTGCTTGCGCGGCGCGCCCGATAG
- a CDS encoding J domain-containing protein: MSSQETFTDFYEVLEISPNAHPDTVARVYRILAQRFHPDNHETGDATRFTMILQAYKVLGDPELRAQFDVHYQQHKAVKWRLFDAKEASGGVSSDKEIRFGILSLLYNKRRRDPERPSIAMYEIEGLLGIPREHLEFSFWYLREKSLIARTDGGGCSITAAGVEYLDANGLKERAEIAAGLPAGGRAARLGS, translated from the coding sequence ATGAGCTCGCAGGAAACTTTTACCGACTTCTACGAGGTGCTGGAGATCAGCCCCAACGCGCATCCCGATACCGTCGCGCGCGTCTACCGGATCCTCGCCCAGCGCTTTCATCCCGACAATCACGAGACCGGAGATGCCACCCGGTTCACAATGATCCTCCAGGCATATAAGGTCCTCGGTGATCCGGAGCTTCGCGCCCAGTTCGACGTTCACTACCAGCAGCACAAGGCCGTCAAGTGGCGGCTGTTCGATGCGAAAGAGGCCTCTGGCGGAGTGAGCTCGGATAAGGAGATCCGGTTCGGAATCCTCAGCCTGCTCTACAACAAGCGTCGTCGCGATCCTGAGCGACCGTCGATTGCGATGTATGAAATCGAGGGCTTACTGGGAATTCCTCGCGAACATCTTGAATTCAGTTTCTGGTATCTCCGCGAGAAATCGCTGATCGCCAGGACCGATGGCGGAGGGTGTTCGATCACGGCGGCAGGAGTCGAATACCTGGACGCCAACGGGCTCAAGGAGCGCGCAGAGATCGCGGCGGGACTGCCCGCCGGCGGACGCGCGGCCCGGCTCGGATCCTGA
- a CDS encoding aminotransferase class III-fold pyridoxal phosphate-dependent enzyme, giving the protein MTGKPESERKRRAIELCREYLMPGRVATWESIGIPLVIGSRDGYRIRDLDGHELIDVHLNGGTYNLGHRPPELVELLRDSFDDLDIGNHHFPSEARGELAEKLAQKTPGDLHYSVLLPSASEANDLAIRVARRATGRRRIVALEAAFHGRTGLAAAAGRDDMAKYFHSDYPAEFATVPFDDLAAMEEVLSAGDVAAVLMETMPATYGFPVPPAGYLPGVKRLCEQYGSLYVADEVQTGLGRTGEMWGVESFGVEPDILVTGKGLSGGLYPISAIVMTKTVGAWLSDQGWAYVSTFGGAEPGCRIASRVLDICSRPDVLAGGRRLAARLADGLATIRERHRFVAGVRQKGLVIGIETAGEMGGLALSRALYPRGVWAMFSAFAPSVLQFKVGLLVDDATCDLVLERLEAAVADVERGACE; this is encoded by the coding sequence GTGACAGGCAAACCGGAGTCCGAGCGCAAGCGGCGCGCGATCGAGCTGTGCCGCGAATACCTGATGCCCGGCCGGGTCGCGACGTGGGAGAGCATCGGCATCCCTCTCGTCATCGGCAGCCGCGACGGTTACCGCATCCGCGACCTCGACGGCCATGAGCTCATCGACGTCCATCTGAACGGCGGCACCTACAACCTCGGCCATCGTCCGCCCGAGCTCGTCGAGCTTCTGCGCGACAGCTTCGACGACCTCGACATCGGCAATCATCACTTCCCATCCGAAGCGCGTGGCGAGCTCGCCGAGAAACTCGCGCAGAAGACACCCGGCGACCTGCACTACTCGGTGCTACTGCCGTCGGCGAGCGAGGCCAACGACCTCGCCATCCGCGTCGCGCGGCGCGCGACCGGGCGGCGCCGCATCGTCGCGCTCGAAGCGGCGTTCCACGGACGCACCGGTCTTGCCGCCGCAGCCGGCCGCGACGACATGGCGAAGTACTTTCATTCGGACTATCCGGCCGAGTTCGCGACCGTCCCGTTCGACGATCTCGCGGCGATGGAGGAGGTGCTGTCGGCCGGAGACGTGGCCGCGGTACTGATGGAAACGATGCCGGCGACGTACGGCTTTCCGGTTCCGCCCGCCGGCTATCTGCCTGGCGTCAAGCGCCTCTGCGAGCAGTACGGCTCCCTGTACGTTGCCGACGAGGTCCAGACCGGGCTCGGCCGCACGGGCGAGATGTGGGGAGTCGAAAGCTTCGGCGTCGAGCCCGACATCCTGGTCACGGGCAAGGGACTGTCAGGCGGCCTGTATCCGATCTCGGCCATCGTCATGACGAAGACAGTCGGTGCGTGGCTGTCGGACCAGGGCTGGGCCTACGTATCGACGTTCGGCGGCGCCGAGCCCGGATGCCGGATCGCTTCGCGGGTGCTCGACATCTGCTCGCGGCCGGACGTGCTCGCCGGCGGGCGCCGCCTGGCCGCCCGCCTCGCCGACGGGCTGGCGACGATTCGCGAGCGACATCGCTTCGTTGCGGGCGTTCGTCAGAAAGGGCTCGTGATCGGGATCGAGACGGCAGGCGAGATGGGCGGGCTGGCGCTGTCGCGTGCGCTTTACCCGCGCGGCGTCTGGGCGATGTTTTCGGCCTTTGCGCCGTCGGTTTTGCAGTTCAAGGTGGGACTGCTCGTGGATGATGCGACCTGCGACCTCGTTCTCGAACGCCTCGAGGCCGCGGTCGCGGACGTGGAGCGGGGCGCTTGCGAATGA
- the gnd gene encoding decarboxylating 6-phosphogluconate dehydrogenase — protein sequence MKIAMVGLGRMGANMSRRLMRGGHSVIAYDRDARAVSALSTEGAAGAGSLADVVSKLEAPRVVWVMVPAGPATDAVFTELKGLLSPGDIAIDGGNSHFKDDIRRAAMLAEKGIRFVDVGTSGGVWGLERGYCLMIGADDEAFRIVEPVLRTLAPGPSGIAPSEGRTEGASTAEQGYLHCGSVGAGHFVKMIHNGIEYGLMQAYAEGFDIMAGAAAATPGLGYRYDINLADVAEVWRRGSVVTSWLLDLTAAALAKNASLSEFSGVVEDSGEGRWTVETAVEQAVPAEVLTASLYARFRSRKDHTFAEKILSAMRRGFGGHVEPGSGAKAADQKKPAAKE from the coding sequence ATGAAGATCGCCATGGTCGGTCTTGGACGAATGGGCGCCAACATGAGCCGCCGCCTGATGCGCGGCGGTCACTCGGTGATCGCATACGATCGCGACGCGCGCGCGGTTTCGGCACTGTCGACCGAGGGTGCCGCAGGCGCCGGCTCGCTCGCGGACGTGGTCTCGAAGCTCGAAGCTCCGCGCGTCGTGTGGGTCATGGTGCCGGCGGGGCCGGCAACCGACGCGGTGTTCACCGAGCTCAAGGGGTTGCTCTCGCCCGGCGACATCGCGATCGACGGCGGCAACTCGCACTTCAAGGACGACATCCGCCGCGCCGCGATGCTCGCCGAGAAAGGCATCCGCTTCGTCGACGTCGGCACCAGCGGCGGAGTCTGGGGTCTCGAGCGCGGTTACTGCCTGATGATCGGCGCCGACGACGAAGCGTTCCGCATCGTCGAGCCGGTTCTTCGGACCCTGGCTCCCGGTCCTTCGGGAATCGCGCCGTCGGAAGGACGAACCGAAGGCGCGAGCACTGCCGAGCAGGGCTATCTGCACTGCGGCAGCGTCGGCGCCGGGCATTTCGTCAAGATGATTCACAACGGAATCGAGTACGGCCTGATGCAGGCCTACGCCGAGGGTTTCGACATCATGGCGGGCGCAGCCGCTGCGACGCCGGGGCTCGGCTATCGCTACGACATCAACCTTGCCGACGTCGCGGAAGTCTGGCGGCGCGGGTCGGTCGTCACGTCGTGGCTGCTCGATCTTACCGCGGCGGCGCTTGCGAAGAACGCGTCGCTGTCGGAGTTCTCCGGCGTCGTCGAGGATTCGGGCGAAGGACGCTGGACCGTCGAAACCGCGGTCGAGCAGGCGGTGCCGGCCGAAGTGCTGACGGCATCGCTCTACGCCCGGTTCCGCTCGCGCAAGGACCACACGTTCGCCGAAAAGATCCTGTCGGCGATGCGGCGCGGGTTCGGCGGACACGTCGAGCCGGGCAGCGGTGCGAAGGCGGCCGATCAGAAGAAGCCCGCAGCAAAGGAATAG
- the zwf gene encoding glucose-6-phosphate dehydrogenase — translation MNVEQLDGHVAKAGPCILVLFGASGDLVKRKLIPALYNLVREKLLPDEFAVVGFARRDTSSDDFREQMRRNLMEYATDEFSDDDWKWLESRLYFVAGSFDDADAYRQLDEKLTEVDTTWHTGGNVLFYLAASPEYFGVIVEKLSAAGMVKQVNGRWRRVVIEKPFGRDLASARELNKKLLGFLEEGQIYRIDHYLGKETVQNILVFRFANGIFEPIWNRRYVDHVQITVAEAIGVEGRGGYYEQAGALRDMVPNHIFQLISLVALEPPISFDADAVRDEQSKVLRAIQPMAPEDVLTKAVRGQYGAGRIGERHLVDYRQEDRVDSLSKVETFVAMKVEIDNWRWKDVPFYLRVGKALPQRLTEIVVQFRRPPFALFRDTTIMDLDPNQLVIRVQPDEGISLSFGAKIPGATMRIGSVDMDFDYSDHFGSEVATGYERLLHDAFLGDQTLFQRADMVEAGWDVVQPVLDVWGALAARDFPNYAAGTWGPKESVDLLARDGRRWRLPAD, via the coding sequence ATGAACGTGGAGCAACTCGACGGCCACGTCGCCAAAGCCGGTCCGTGCATTCTCGTCCTGTTCGGTGCGTCGGGCGACCTCGTCAAGCGCAAGCTGATTCCGGCGCTGTACAACCTGGTGCGCGAGAAGCTTCTCCCGGATGAGTTCGCCGTGGTCGGATTCGCGCGCCGCGATACGAGCTCCGATGACTTTCGCGAACAGATGCGCCGCAATCTCATGGAGTATGCGACCGACGAATTCAGCGACGACGACTGGAAGTGGCTCGAGAGCCGCCTCTACTTCGTGGCCGGATCGTTCGACGACGCCGATGCGTACCGCCAGCTCGACGAGAAGCTTACCGAGGTCGATACTACCTGGCATACCGGCGGCAACGTGCTGTTCTATCTTGCCGCTTCTCCAGAATACTTCGGCGTGATCGTCGAGAAGCTCTCGGCGGCCGGCATGGTCAAGCAGGTGAACGGTCGCTGGCGGCGCGTCGTGATCGAAAAGCCGTTCGGACGCGATCTCGCGTCTGCGCGCGAGCTCAACAAGAAGCTTCTCGGCTTTCTCGAAGAAGGCCAGATCTATCGCATCGATCATTACCTCGGCAAGGAGACCGTCCAGAACATCCTCGTGTTCCGTTTCGCGAACGGGATCTTCGAGCCGATCTGGAACCGGCGTTACGTCGACCACGTGCAGATCACCGTGGCCGAGGCGATCGGGGTCGAGGGACGCGGCGGCTACTACGAACAGGCCGGCGCCCTTCGCGACATGGTGCCGAATCATATCTTCCAGCTGATCTCGCTGGTCGCGCTCGAGCCGCCGATCTCGTTCGATGCCGATGCCGTGCGCGACGAGCAGTCGAAGGTGCTGCGCGCGATCCAGCCGATGGCGCCGGAGGACGTGCTGACCAAAGCCGTTCGCGGCCAGTACGGCGCGGGGCGGATCGGCGAGCGCCACCTGGTGGACTACCGCCAGGAAGACCGCGTCGATTCGCTGTCGAAAGTCGAGACGTTCGTCGCAATGAAGGTCGAGATCGACAACTGGCGCTGGAAGGACGTGCCGTTCTACCTTCGCGTCGGAAAAGCGCTGCCGCAGCGGCTGACGGAGATCGTCGTGCAGTTCCGGCGTCCGCCGTTCGCGCTGTTCCGCGACACGACGATCATGGACCTCGATCCCAATCAGCTGGTGATCCGCGTGCAGCCGGACGAAGGCATCTCGCTCAGCTTCGGCGCGAAGATTCCCGGCGCGACGATGCGCATCGGAAGCGTCGACATGGACTTCGATTATTCCGACCATTTCGGCAGCGAGGTCGCCACCGGTTACGAGCGCCTGCTGCACGACGCGTTTCTCGGCGACCAGACGCTGTTCCAGCGCGCCGACATGGTCGAAGCCGGCTGGGATGTCGTCCAGCCCGTGCTCGACGTCTGGGGAGCTCTGGCTGCACGCGACTTTCCGAACTACGCAGCCGGAACCTGGGGACCGAAGGAATCCGTCGACCTGCTCGCACGCGACGGCCGTCGCTGGCGGCTGCCGGCAGACTGA